The Bemisia tabaci chromosome 8, PGI_BMITA_v3 genome has a segment encoding these proteins:
- the LOC140225301 gene encoding uncharacterized protein produces MSEIFNDRGGRPPKRGRVFQNSSHVRLVKQELNSVISIENQSFISSFRKYKIDDQNFDENFVTKFSVGSMNIICHHCDARHFQGEMSNGHFNNCCQNGLISLPSIRTNTDLKSLFLYSPNFIKHIRNYNSAVAFASFSANRIDIPGDGPYCFKVQGSIYRYISDLLPPNEESPVYGQLYIVDTSTSLNVRTARDENNELKEEILLSLGNILSHNPYSNVYKKASTMIDNTQSCQDFSIRFIDNIAMDKRTSSTPSADEIAGIFDSSEGEPPGYRHVVVNFKHGGPKLLSVLSPHCDPMIYPLLFPYGESGWDPSLIHNGPRKQKERNKLTMRQFACHRLAFREDFSHVHQAKKLFQQYLVDTYVRIESDRLDYVRQSQSKLRVEHYKGYILTFSRLT; encoded by the exons atgagtgaaattttcaatgaccgaggcggtcgtcctccaaaacgtggtcgcgttttccagaattcttcgcatgttcgtttagtgaagcaagaacttaactctgttattagtatagaaaatcaaagtttcatttcttcatttcggaagtataaaattgatgatcagaactttgatgaaaattttgttaccaaattttcagtcggttcaatgaatataatttgtcatcattgtgatgctcgccattttcagggtgaaatgtccaatggtcattttaataactgctgccaaaatggcttaatttctttaccgagtattcggacaaataccgatttgaaatcattatttttatattctccaaatttcataaagcatatcagaaattataatagtgctgttgcttttgcctctttctctgcaaatcgaattgatattccgggtgatggaccttattgctttaaagttcaaggatccatatatag atacATTTCTGACCTTTTGCCCCCCAATGAAGAATCTCCAGTTTACGGACAGCTGTATATAGTTGACACGTCTACATCTTTGAATGTTCGTACTGCACGCGAcgaaaataatgaattaaaagaagaaattcttcTTTCGTTGGGTAATATTCTGTCTCATAATCCTTATTCAAACGTTTACAAAAAAGCATCGACAATGATCGACAATACTCAAAGTTGTCAAGATTTTAGCATACGATTCATTGATAACATTGCCATGGATAAAAGAACATCAAGTACTCCTTCTGCGGACGAAATTGCCGGTATTTTTGATTCATCCGAAGGAGAGCCTCCAGGGTACCGTCACGTAGTGGTCAACTTCAAGCACGGTGGTCCTAAACTTTTATCAGTCCTCAGTCCACACTGTGATCCGATGATATATCCCCTTCTATTTCCGTATGGAGAATCGGGATGGGATCCATCTTTGATTCATAATGGTCCTCGGAAGCAAAAGGAACGCAATAAACTTACAATGCGTCAATTTGCCTGTCATAGGCTTGCTTTCAGAGAAGATTTTTCTCATGTACACCAAGCAAAGAAACTCTTTCAGCAATATTTAGTTGACACTTATGTTAGAATTGAAAGTGACCGCCTGGACTACGTCCGTCAAAGTCAATCAAAATTGCGTGTAGAACACTATAAAGGttatattttaacattttccagATTGACATAA